One segment of Panicum virgatum strain AP13 chromosome 3K, P.virgatum_v5, whole genome shotgun sequence DNA contains the following:
- the LOC120700793 gene encoding MADS-box transcription factor 13-like, producing the protein MGRGRIEIKRIENNTSRQVTFCKRRNGLLKKAYELSVLCDAEVALIVFSSRGRLYEYSNNSVKATIERYKKAHAVGSSSGAPLLELNAQQYYQQESAKLRNQIQMLQNTNRHLVGDSVENLSLKELKQLESRLEKGISKIRARKSELLSAEINYMVKRETELQNDHMNLRTKIEEGEQQLQQVTVARSAAMAAASAELNPFLEMDTKCFFPSGPFAGLDMKCFFPGGLQMLEAHRQILTTELNLGYQLAPPSGDGIVNNPQQF; encoded by the exons ATGGGGAGGGGAAGGATTGAGATCAAGAGGATCGAGAACAACACGAGCCGGCAGGTCACCTTCTGCAAGCGTCGCAACGGGCTCCTCAAGAAGGCTTACGAGCTCTCCGTCCTCTGCGACGCCGAGGTGGCGCTCATCGTCTTCTCCAGCAGGGGCCGCCTCTACGAGTACTCCAACAATAG TGTGAAGGCTACAATTGAGAGGTACAAGAAGGCACATGCCGTTGGATCATCATCTGGGGCCCCACTCTTAGAGCTCAACGCCCAG CAATACTACCAGCAAGAATCCGCGAAACTGCGCAACCAAATCCAGATGCTGCAGAACACTAACAG GCACTTGGTTGGTGATTCGGTGGAAAACTTGTCACTTAAAGAGCTGAAGCAGCTTGAGAGCCGCCTGGAGAAAGGCATTTCAAAGATCAGGGCAAGGAAG AGTGAGCTGCTGTCTGCAGAGATCAATTACATGGTCAAAAGG GAGACTGAGCTCCAGAATGACCATATGAACCTCAGGACCAAG ATTGAGGAGGgagagcagcagctgcagcaggtGACCGTGGCCCGGtctgccgccatggccgccgccagtGCGGAGCTGAACCCATTCTTGGAGATGGACACCAAGTGCTTCTTCCCTTCCGGCCCCTTCGCGGGGCTGGACATGAAGTGTTTCTTTCCAGGAGGCTTGCAGATGCTGGAGGCACACCGCCAGATACTCACCACCGAGCTCAACCTCGGCTACCAGCTGGCGCCACCGAGCGGCGACGGCATCGTTAATAATCCTCAACAGTTCTAA